In Roseiconus lacunae, one genomic interval encodes:
- a CDS encoding alpha-amylase family glycosyl hydrolase: MIGLTEATEIAPSYRDEIEFQADLTLQRLRPRLHEVWEATQTDSSLQELFDERLQEFWRPLFRRLISLYGTRYDFFYHCEQILETCARSFADRSAELRESDRRRVIEPDWFQSEQIVGGALYVDLFSENLCKLREHVAYFKELGLTYLHLMPLFAVRPGNNDGGYAISNYRSVDPSLGTVEDLRLLADELREAGINLVLDFVFNHTADDHEWAMRAQAGQREYQEYYYMFPDRDIPEQYERNLREIFPTVRRGNFTWHEGTRRWVWTTFNSFQWDLNYGNPAVFRSMLDELLFIANLGVDILRLDAVAFVWKRMGTNCENLPEAHELIQAFNYATRIAAPGLVFKSEAIVHPDEVVKYIDIGECQISYNPTLMALLWESLATRRTSLLTRTLARRFSLPVGTSWVNYLRCHDDIGWTFDDGDAWSIGINAYDHRQFLNRFYTGQFDGSFARGVPFQENELTGDMRISGTMASLAGLEKAIEEEDEWGKELSIRRMMLLHGITLSIGGIPLLYMGEEWGMLNDYDFVRDPAKAGDSRWIHRPKMRWEYLEELDEDVARDSVRRRIYRSLQKMIAIRKSNRALAGQEMKLIGCDNPHLLSYIRQCDGSRLVVIGNFSEEEQSINGNILRTAGLGRFFVNLLDDTEFSTSQPIHLDPYALLWLKSV; this comes from the coding sequence ATGATCGGATTGACTGAAGCTACTGAGATCGCGCCTAGCTATCGAGATGAAATCGAGTTTCAAGCCGACTTAACGCTTCAGCGTCTTCGTCCACGTTTGCATGAGGTTTGGGAAGCGACCCAGACGGATTCCAGTTTGCAGGAACTCTTCGATGAAAGACTGCAGGAGTTTTGGCGTCCGTTGTTTCGCAGGCTGATCAGTCTGTACGGAACTCGCTACGACTTCTTCTATCACTGTGAACAGATCCTCGAAACCTGTGCCCGCTCGTTCGCCGACCGGTCAGCGGAACTTCGTGAAAGTGATCGCCGACGCGTGATCGAACCCGATTGGTTTCAGTCGGAACAAATCGTCGGCGGTGCACTGTACGTGGATTTGTTCAGTGAGAATCTGTGCAAACTGCGTGAGCATGTCGCCTACTTCAAAGAACTTGGACTGACCTACCTGCACTTGATGCCGCTATTCGCGGTACGACCAGGCAATAACGATGGCGGTTACGCGATTAGTAACTACCGCAGCGTCGACCCAAGTTTGGGGACAGTCGAAGACCTGCGTTTGTTAGCGGATGAATTGCGCGAAGCGGGGATCAACTTAGTCCTCGATTTTGTGTTCAACCATACCGCCGATGATCACGAGTGGGCGATGCGTGCCCAAGCGGGACAGCGAGAGTACCAAGAGTACTACTACATGTTTCCCGATCGGGATATCCCGGAGCAATACGAACGTAACCTTCGCGAAATTTTCCCGACCGTTCGGCGTGGGAATTTCACCTGGCATGAGGGCACGCGTCGTTGGGTTTGGACGACCTTCAATAGCTTCCAGTGGGACCTGAACTACGGCAACCCTGCCGTGTTTCGGTCGATGCTGGACGAACTGTTGTTCATCGCCAATTTAGGCGTTGATATTTTGCGTCTGGATGCCGTCGCGTTCGTTTGGAAGCGAATGGGAACCAATTGTGAAAATCTGCCAGAAGCCCATGAGCTGATTCAGGCGTTCAACTACGCGACACGAATCGCCGCGCCCGGACTGGTTTTCAAGTCCGAGGCGATTGTTCACCCGGATGAAGTGGTCAAATACATTGACATTGGCGAGTGCCAGATCTCGTATAACCCGACGCTGATGGCGCTGTTATGGGAGTCGTTAGCCACTCGTCGAACCAGCTTGTTGACGCGAACGTTGGCGCGACGTTTTTCGCTGCCGGTGGGAACGTCGTGGGTCAATTATCTTCGTTGCCATGACGACATCGGCTGGACATTCGACGATGGTGATGCTTGGTCGATTGGGATCAACGCTTATGATCATCGCCAATTCCTAAATCGCTTTTACACCGGTCAGTTCGATGGCTCCTTCGCAAGAGGTGTTCCGTTTCAGGAAAACGAATTAACCGGAGACATGCGGATTTCGGGAACGATGGCATCGCTAGCCGGACTCGAGAAAGCAATCGAGGAAGAGGACGAGTGGGGGAAAGAACTTTCTATCCGCCGGATGATGCTCCTGCACGGAATCACTCTCAGCATCGGCGGTATCCCGCTACTTTACATGGGTGAAGAGTGGGGCATGTTAAACGATTACGATTTCGTCCGAGATCCGGCCAAGGCTGGTGACTCTCGATGGATTCACCGGCCAAAGATGCGTTGGGAATATCTCGAAGAGTTGGATGAAGATGTAGCCCGCGATTCCGTTCGGCGACGGATCTATCGATCACTGCAAAAGATGATCGCCATCCGCAAATCCAACCGTGCACTCGCCGGGCAAGAGATGAAGTTGATCGGTTGCGACAACCCACATCTGCTTTCCTACATCCGACAATGCGATGGCTCGCGTTTGGTTGTCATTGGGAACTTCTCTGAAGAAGAGCAGTCAATCAATGGCAACATCCTACGGACAGCCGGCCTCGGCAGGTTCTTTGTCAACTTGTTGGATGACACCGAATTTTCGACCAGCCAACCGATCCATCTTGATCCCTATGCCCTATTGTGGCTCAAAAGCGTCTGA
- a CDS encoding PfkB family carbohydrate kinase, which produces MESSPLQQSPPPKPVVVFGEVLIDRLGDGQGVIGGAPMNVAWNLRGLEQFPYLITAVGADEDGKRVLESAEQWGMTTDLIQTDIDRPTGVALVHDRGNGPEYDLPREQAYDYIRFPEAFVESFPNADDAILYHGSLCCRSPVSFDTVLQLRKQFAAEIVVDINLREGNYTTEIVKQLIDGATVLKCNCDELSLITGQTCRSHEQILNVAKTLFENSTVRELWVTDGASGAYWVNQNGDHAKQDAEKMDDQSLVDSVGAGDAFMAVVLAGMATNEFRPETLEKAVKFSAKVCQIAGATTHDGDFYAVASV; this is translated from the coding sequence ATGGAATCGTCACCGCTTCAACAATCCCCACCTCCCAAACCCGTGGTCGTGTTCGGGGAAGTCTTGATCGATCGTCTCGGTGATGGACAGGGCGTGATCGGAGGCGCCCCGATGAATGTGGCGTGGAACCTTCGTGGGTTGGAGCAATTTCCGTATTTGATCACTGCGGTGGGCGCCGACGAAGACGGTAAACGCGTGCTGGAGTCTGCCGAGCAATGGGGCATGACGACGGATCTCATTCAAACGGATATCGATCGTCCGACCGGCGTTGCCCTGGTGCATGATCGCGGCAACGGTCCTGAGTATGATCTGCCCCGTGAACAAGCTTACGACTACATCCGTTTTCCGGAAGCGTTTGTCGAAAGTTTTCCTAATGCTGACGATGCGATCCTGTATCACGGATCACTGTGCTGCCGCTCGCCGGTTTCCTTCGATACGGTGTTGCAACTCCGCAAACAGTTTGCTGCCGAAATCGTTGTCGACATCAACCTCCGCGAAGGCAACTACACCACCGAAATCGTGAAGCAACTCATCGATGGCGCAACGGTGTTGAAATGCAATTGCGATGAACTGAGTCTGATTACCGGACAAACCTGTCGCTCACACGAACAAATTTTAAACGTCGCGAAAACGCTCTTTGAAAACTCAACTGTCCGCGAGTTGTGGGTCACTGATGGTGCGTCGGGTGCTTACTGGGTCAATCAAAATGGAGATCATGCAAAACAGGACGCCGAAAAGATGGACGATCAATCGCTTGTCGATTCCGTCGGCGCCGGGGATGCATTCATGGCCGTCGTGTTAGCTGGAATGGCTACCAACGAGTTTCGCCCCGAGACCCTGGAAAAGGCCGTGAAGTTCTCTGCAAAAGTTTGCCAAATCGCCGGTGCGACAACGCACGACGGTGATTTCTACGCAGTTGCTTCTGTGTAG